Proteins from one Coregonus clupeaformis isolate EN_2021a chromosome 29, ASM2061545v1, whole genome shotgun sequence genomic window:
- the LOC121544376 gene encoding zinc finger protein 32, which translates to MSQLQLLRVFLNERLMAAAVEIFGAVEKTVVEYQEENDRLRRLLRITPEIKLCRKDSLQLSLAVSEEEVPFEQQHCEQEWSHSLGQEDLEPTQIKEKNEELRSSQEEEQLQGLEPDIIEFKFTPSCVKSERDQEDPLWSLTLSQTQTVENRESDSKLVDPKPFGTVTHLKGYDILCDPPDNQNIVYSHSSALSSNPVELDSSSPLDLNPPMGEHCSKPSTTSIKTHHCGDCGKMFPLTADLQRHVTLAKKRLSECHFCKKQYNSTCKLKTHVRLYHGGKPCTCPFCGKTFKQKGNLSMHMRIHTGEKPFSCGYCEKSFNHKGDLRRHILTHTGEKPFSCNFCCKSFNQKGDLRRHILTHTGEKPFSCGDCGKGFIRKEHLTAHIRTHTVE; encoded by the exons ATGTCTCAACTACAGTTGTTGCGTGTGTTTTTAAATGAGCGTTTAATGGCAGCTGCTGTGGAGATTTTCGGGGCAGTTGAGAAAACGGTAGTGGAGTACCAGGAGGAGAATGATCGGCTACGGAGACTTCTGCGGATTACACCGGAGATAAAACTATGCAGAAAAG ACTCCTTGCAGCTCTCTCTTGCTGTATCTGAAGAGGAGGTTCCCTTtgagcagcagcactgtgagcaggagtggagccACAGTCTGGGGCAGGAGGATCTAGAGCCCACACAGATTAAAGAGAAAAATGAGGAACTCCGGTCcagtcaggaggaagagcagcttcaagGGCTGGAGCCTGATATCATAGAGTTCAAATTCACTCCTTCCTGTGTGAAAAGTGAACGTGATCAGGAAGACCCACTTTGGTCCTTGACTCTGTCCCAAACCCAAAcagtggagaacagagagagtgactCTAAACTAGTGGATCCTAAACCTTTTGGCACTGTGACCCACCTAAAGGGTTATGACATTCTCTGTGACCCTCCAGATAATCAAAACATTGTCTACAGCCACAGCTCAGCCTTAAGCAGCAACCCAGTAGAACTTGACAGCAGTTCACCATTGGATCTGAACCCACCAATGGGGGAACACTGTTCCAAACCCAGCACCACATCTATAAAAACTCACCACTGTGGTGACTGTGGCAAAATGTTTCCTCTGACAGCTGACCTGCAGAGGCATGTGACTCTCGCCAAGAAGAGACTCAGCGAATGCCACTTCTGCAAAAAACAGTACAACTCCACCTGTAAACTGAAGACCCATGTCAGACTCTATCACGGTGGGAAACCCTGCACCTGCCCCTTTTGTGGCAAGACCTTCAAACAAAAAGGAAATCTGTCCATGCACATGaggattcacacaggagagaaaccatttagctgtggttACTGTGAGAAAAGCTTCAATCACAAGGGGGACCTAAGAAGACATAtactgactcacacaggagagaaaccatttagctgtaATTTTTGCTGTAAAAGCTTCAATCAGAAGGGGGACCTAAGAAGACATAtactgactcacacaggagagaaaccatttagctgtggtgactgcggTAAAGGCTTCATACGCAAGGAGCACTTAACTGCACATATACGGACTCACACAGTAGAGTAA